In Thermomonas paludicola, the following are encoded in one genomic region:
- a CDS encoding DUF4326 domain-containing protein: MNELLASEATMPERIQLRRAKGWRMPENTVKVDRSTRWGNPFAPGKCGPFGRDPIDAEGAVGFFTDMLRDDQMRATARFPFDLSPLRGKNLACWCKPGALCHADVLLSLANT; this comes from the coding sequence TTGAACGAATTGTTAGCCAGTGAGGCGACCATGCCAGAAAGAATACAACTGAGACGCGCGAAGGGCTGGCGGATGCCAGAGAACACCGTGAAGGTTGATCGCAGCACGCGCTGGGGGAATCCGTTTGCGCCAGGCAAATGCGGGCCGTTCGGACGCGATCCGATAGACGCAGAAGGTGCAGTTGGATTCTTCACCGACATGCTGCGCGACGATCAAATGCGCGCGACTGCTCGCTTCCCGTTCGATCTTTCGCCGCTGCGGGGGAAGAACCTTGCTTGCTGGTGCAAGCCGGGTGCGCTGTGCCACGCAGATGTGTTGCTTTCACTGGCTAACACCTGA
- a CDS encoding DUF2726 domain-containing protein gives MSSLVLLAVLAFVVFIVLAALKNKQGGGSGSVGFPYQPAKTLFSAAERSFLGVLDQAVGSEHRVFGKVRVADVATVKPGLGNSARQGALNRIAAKHFDFVVCRASDLAVVCAVELNDKSHSSQRAQSRDDLLLKVCQAINLPLLTVPAKQAYSPQDIRSQFLAAISPPQVGASVGT, from the coding sequence ATGTCGTCATTGGTTCTGCTGGCTGTTCTCGCATTTGTTGTTTTTATCGTTCTTGCAGCGCTCAAGAACAAGCAAGGCGGCGGCTCTGGCTCAGTCGGCTTCCCTTACCAACCTGCAAAGACGCTCTTTTCGGCCGCGGAGCGTTCGTTCCTTGGCGTTTTGGATCAGGCTGTTGGTTCAGAGCACCGCGTCTTTGGCAAGGTTCGTGTCGCTGACGTTGCAACAGTCAAACCCGGCCTTGGCAACTCCGCTCGTCAGGGTGCACTCAATCGCATTGCGGCCAAGCACTTTGATTTTGTTGTGTGTCGGGCAAGCGATTTGGCCGTGGTCTGCGCCGTCGAACTCAACGACAAGTCACACTCCAGCCAGCGGGCGCAGTCCCGCGACGACTTGCTGCTCAAAGTGTGCCAAGCCATCAATCTGCCACTACTAACGGTTCCAGCTAAGCAGGCATACTCGCCACAAGACATTCGGTCGCAGTTCTTGGCAGCTATTTCTCCACCTCAAGTAGGTGCTTCGGTTGGCACCTAA
- a CDS encoding DUF3024 domain-containing protein has translation MAISEFETKRLEKVIGSFIEKHRPPPHIRAELDLAFRINGQSVEIFEVRPRWRGEPGETMEHPVAKATYVKTQALWKVFWMRADLKWHSYPPMPRVGTIEKFLALVGEDKHACFFG, from the coding sequence ATGGCCATCAGCGAATTCGAGACCAAGCGACTTGAGAAGGTCATTGGCAGTTTCATCGAAAAGCATCGTCCGCCTCCGCATATCCGAGCAGAGCTTGATCTTGCCTTTCGTATCAACGGGCAAAGCGTTGAAATATTTGAGGTTCGCCCCCGCTGGAGGGGAGAACCCGGCGAAACCATGGAGCATCCTGTTGCAAAGGCCACGTACGTCAAGACCCAAGCACTCTGGAAGGTCTTCTGGATGCGAGCCGATCTAAAGTGGCACAGCTATCCGCCAATGCCTCGGGTCGGTACCATCGAGAAGTTCCTGGCGCTGGTCGGTGAAGACAAGCACGCATGCTTTTTCGGCTAG
- a CDS encoding HNH endonuclease, protein MIVSRRKTTINHAFAAAVAPSDDYDDQRVREAVAILGQDPDQDLLCAYCGALAQTWDHVFATVKDSRFSGHGHRLGNLLPCCKPCNSAKGNKDWRRFLAELGLPASTHQAAEHRIATYLSTLSLQDSVPDSSPEYERLLQIRTEVLGLLAEADELAKIIRERQFNNSFKPKPLRGSA, encoded by the coding sequence GTGATCGTGTCGCGGCGAAAAACGACGATCAATCACGCTTTTGCTGCGGCAGTCGCGCCGAGCGACGACTACGACGATCAGCGCGTCAGAGAGGCCGTTGCCATTCTCGGCCAAGATCCAGATCAAGACCTCCTCTGCGCTTACTGTGGAGCCCTCGCTCAAACGTGGGATCATGTTTTTGCCACGGTCAAGGACTCGCGTTTTAGCGGGCACGGGCACCGACTGGGCAACTTGCTCCCGTGCTGCAAGCCATGCAATTCGGCAAAAGGCAACAAAGACTGGCGCCGTTTTCTTGCAGAGCTTGGATTGCCGGCTTCTACACATCAGGCAGCGGAGCATCGTATTGCAACGTACCTGTCCACGCTCTCCCTCCAAGACTCGGTTCCCGACAGCTCACCGGAGTACGAGAGGCTTCTCCAGATCAGAACTGAGGTACTCGGGCTTCTGGCGGAGGCGGACGAGCTTGCCAAGATAATTCGCGAGCGGCAATTTAACAATTCGTTCAAGCCGAAGCCGCTTCGCGGCTCGGCTTAA
- a CDS encoding HTH domain-containing protein, whose product MAKELTWREAIDKVLGAATTPLHYKEIAEKIIADGLRISLGATPAATVNAQISSSIKRDGASSPYVRVAKGTFALAKSSAAAASPIKDKLTPTIEESDESEEQYDIVSSFGMFWRRDAIQWVATPKLLGMQQLGATPVDFNKQLGIYLLYDGREVIYIGRTTDRPLGRRLFEHTLDRLAARWDRFSWFGLLPVSESGQLGPLPATYEAAKMIPALEAILIEALEPRQNRKRGDDLSAVEFIQREDPEIQKKRVKASLEAAIEKM is encoded by the coding sequence ATGGCAAAGGAACTTACCTGGCGTGAAGCCATCGACAAGGTGCTGGGAGCGGCAACTACGCCGCTGCACTATAAAGAGATCGCTGAGAAAATTATCGCTGACGGATTACGCATCAGCCTTGGAGCAACGCCCGCTGCAACGGTCAATGCTCAAATCAGTTCATCGATCAAGCGCGATGGCGCGTCATCGCCTTATGTTCGTGTGGCAAAGGGCACGTTCGCGCTAGCTAAATCCTCAGCTGCCGCAGCCTCCCCGATCAAAGACAAGCTAACTCCCACCATCGAAGAGTCCGATGAGTCGGAAGAGCAATATGACATTGTTAGCTCATTCGGGATGTTTTGGCGCAGAGACGCGATTCAGTGGGTTGCAACGCCAAAACTGCTCGGGATGCAGCAATTGGGCGCTACGCCTGTAGATTTCAATAAGCAGCTCGGGATTTATTTGCTATATGACGGCCGCGAGGTCATCTACATTGGTCGCACAACTGATCGTCCATTGGGGCGCCGTCTCTTTGAGCACACCCTTGATCGCTTGGCCGCCCGCTGGGACCGGTTTTCTTGGTTTGGGCTTCTACCCGTCTCAGAGTCTGGTCAACTCGGACCTTTGCCAGCCACATATGAGGCGGCAAAGATGATTCCTGCGCTAGAAGCAATCCTGATTGAGGCGCTTGAGCCTCGCCAAAATCGAAAACGTGGCGATGACTTGTCGGCCGTTGAGTTCATCCAACGCGAAGATCCGGAGATTCAAAAGAAACGGGTTAAGGCCTCTCTCGAAGCAGCAATTGAAAAGATGTGA
- a CDS encoding SGNH/GDSL hydrolase family protein, whose translation MIVYHQAMDASVPAGATIFLGDSITQGLATAAVSPSSVNYGIGSETTSELLANIPKYQSLERASVAFLMIGINDISHGKTQHLASQLRAVSAAMPKDLPLVWSGIMPAYSSKIDPFQIASANRVVKEECAARGNCIYVDTQRLLSAGGANLFRDGVHPNDKGYAIWIAALRKAYQELSEKKSNNSFKPTPLRGAA comes from the coding sequence ATGATTGTTTATCATCAAGCAATGGATGCTTCAGTTCCGGCAGGAGCAACAATTTTTCTTGGTGACAGCATCACACAAGGCTTAGCCACAGCAGCGGTTTCGCCATCGTCAGTGAACTACGGCATCGGCTCGGAGACAACTTCAGAACTTCTTGCCAACATTCCAAAATATCAATCACTAGAACGCGCCTCTGTCGCCTTCTTAATGATCGGAATTAATGACATCTCGCACGGAAAAACACAGCACCTGGCTTCTCAGCTCCGAGCGGTATCAGCCGCAATGCCAAAAGATCTTCCGTTAGTTTGGAGTGGCATCATGCCCGCATACTCCTCAAAGATTGACCCTTTTCAAATTGCGTCCGCAAATCGCGTCGTAAAAGAGGAATGTGCTGCACGCGGCAATTGCATTTACGTAGACACCCAAAGACTGCTTTCGGCAGGCGGCGCCAATCTATTCCGTGACGGCGTACACCCAAACGATAAAGGTTACGCAATTTGGATTGCCGCTCTCCGCAAAGCATATCAAGAGTTATCGGAGAAGAAGTCTAACAATTCATTCAAGCCGACGCCGCTTCGCGGCGCGGCTTAA
- a CDS encoding GNAT family N-acetyltransferase: protein MITIAPAQEEFAASYRECLDLVAKERKYLAQIEALPLERIAGFVRESVVNDAIQFFALDGNRVVGWADIFPAWAHAVSHCGTLGMGVHPDYRAKGLGTRLLRACIDKAWIKGITRIVLEVREDNSRAIALYEKMGFKTEALMQKALRYDGIYFNALQMRLLKP, encoded by the coding sequence ATGATCACGATCGCCCCAGCCCAAGAGGAATTCGCCGCGAGCTATCGCGAGTGCCTTGACCTCGTTGCGAAAGAAAGGAAGTACCTCGCCCAGATTGAGGCGCTTCCACTTGAACGGATCGCCGGGTTTGTCCGAGAGAGCGTGGTCAACGACGCGATTCAGTTCTTCGCGCTTGATGGGAATCGCGTAGTTGGATGGGCAGATATCTTTCCCGCGTGGGCACACGCAGTCAGCCACTGCGGAACCCTTGGAATGGGAGTGCATCCTGACTATCGCGCAAAGGGCCTCGGAACTCGTCTCCTGCGAGCCTGCATCGACAAGGCCTGGATCAAGGGCATCACCCGAATCGTCCTTGAAGTGCGCGAAGACAACAGTCGAGCCATAGCTCTGTACGAAAAGATGGGGTTCAAGACGGAAGCGCTGATGCAGAAAGCATTGAGGTATGACGGCATCTACTTCAACGCGCTCCAGATGCGGCTACTGAAGCCGTGA
- a CDS encoding Lar family restriction alleviation protein has protein sequence MKPIKMLPCPFCEGPPSVIVQNDHPDYGLALRLDGYGEIGKEVRAFVFCHECGARSETEEDCIYTGDEYDDLEARACVRWNQRDSRHRSMYDEGDARGLNLHPRPNT, from the coding sequence ATGAAGCCAATCAAGATGCTGCCATGCCCCTTCTGCGAAGGCCCGCCATCCGTGATTGTGCAAAACGATCACCCGGACTATGGCCTTGCACTGCGACTAGATGGCTATGGGGAAATAGGAAAGGAAGTACGGGCGTTTGTTTTCTGCCACGAATGCGGCGCACGAAGCGAAACCGAAGAAGATTGCATTTATACGGGTGATGAGTACGACGATTTAGAGGCTCGCGCCTGCGTGCGATGGAACCAGCGCGATAGCCGCCATCGCTCCATGTACGACGAAGGCGATGCACGAGGCTTGAACCTTCACCCGCGCCCTAACACCTGA